The Bombyx mori chromosome 20, ASM3026992v2 genomic sequence GTGTCAAAGCCTTGCTGTATTCACGGTTGTAGATGTAGAACAAGACGTCATTGTCGTACTTAGCAGGCTGCAGGTACCACTGGGCTCTGAAACTATCGACGCTGTTGACTCCGAAGGCCATATGGTCGCCGTTCCAGTTAGTGCCGACTCCCAATACCAAGTATTGGTTACGTTCAGTGTTCAAGATCTTGAAGTAGACCTTGTTGTTCTCCCACAGAGCGATTAACTTCCAGCTGACTCTCGGGCTTGTCTTGTCCTTGCCGTCGCCGTAGGCAGGTCTGCCATCGTCGCCTTGAACATCATTGCTCAGCGTCAAAGCGAGACCGTCGCGCTTGTACATAAGCTTAATCGCGTTTTCGGCGAAGATAAGTCTGAACTCAACTGGGAAACAATCCCGGACGATGTCCTTGGAGCCCTGGAGCCAAAGTTGATAGGCGTACTCCATGCAGTTCATCTTGTTGTTTCGTATCAGTTTGTTCACGACATTTGTGATGACTTCGCTCTTCTTCTCCTCGTATAAATGCTTGCTCTTTTCAACCGCACTGTCGTAATCGGCGACGACGACGCTATTGTAAAGCTGCTCCTCCAGAATGTCGTTAGGGACGTCGGAATCTGCAGCATACAGAGATGCCACGAAAAGACATAGAATAACTATAGCGGGCTTCATCTTTGGAGCGTCGAGTCCTGcaatatgtaaaattatttgttaaggaTTAGAATTTTAAAAACGTAAGTTGAATTATACACATTGAGAAttgaacataatatgtatatttgatGTATATATGAGACAAAACGGTCGCAGATTTTGTGAGTATATAGCAAAAACGAACTTGAcaaattaattgttaaataaaaaagtatattatatatttgactTCTTTGAAAGCTTAGACACATAAACATCTTAGTGTATAATTTTATATCCACTGATACAAAATTCATACGATCGGTGTTTGGAGACCAGTACAAGAAGtacctatacttgagatcttagaccttaaatttcaaggtgggtggggcatttacgttgtaaatgtctatgggctccggtaaccacttaacaccaggtgggctgtgagctcgttcacccatctaagcaataaaaagaataagaaaAGTCAGCGGAGTGATGAAAAAAATGCCAGAGGTCGAAATATCGGCCAATTGGTTTCTCAAACTCTTACAATTTAACAAACGCTAAATAGAAGAAAACGTTTTTGTGTGGTAGGTAGATATCTCAAGACGTAGACTCTCGACAGGAATtagaagaagaggaggacctcGGTCTCCCTCTTCCTTGGAGGAACCGAAGtctgacataacccggtctgttaccccccACGACTGGGTATCCGAAACGGATTCTCCAgagttaaaaacaaaatgtatctcACCTGTGTGTTACCCAAGAACGAACTGCCTGTTTCCTTTGAAACTCTGCCTTTTATACTCGAAattgttttgaattaaaaaacgtCAGATGCAATATCAACATCATAGTTCAAATGTCAAATGAAAGTGCATTGAAATAAAGATATAGTTTATTATTGATTGAGTGAAATTATCAAGCCgtcaacattataatttaaatgtgtaattttaATGGACACATTTAAAAATTCACATTGTTCGTGGTAGTTTAAAACATGCCATGTGAAAGGTATATTTGTTTtgctaatattaatattttcgtaTGGAttcgcacggttaggtaccaccaccctgcctatttctgccgtgaagcagtaatgcgtttcggtttgaagggtggggcagctgttgtaactatactaaaacccggatgaggtaagggcGCTACCGCGGGCAACACAActaccagacggcgcggctcactcaaggacgcccggccgacggagccttcgaggcgaatcgaaggatctgaaacgtcggccgtctcggtacggtaGCCCATCAGGCCGCCCAGATGGTGCCGCTGgtatcccggaataccccgctgaatCAGAACCATCCTGCCGgttcgggacgcgatacaccgacAATCGGTTGCTCTTTTTATCATGAAGATGTtactccttggcagcgcgctagagtgatggtagcgcgccgcgcggcctcagcCCCCTCAGGTTGCTCTTTGACCTTGACCGGGGGGAGGGGGGTCTCTACGATGCTGTTCCGGACTTTTTTACAACTTTTAAAggagaacaattctgtcatacattattttagtgaaactcaaggtgggtggcgcatttacgttgtagatgtttatgggctccaggaaccacttaacaccaggtgggctgtgagctcgtctacccatctaagcaataaataaataaaaagctttaaccgtttccgcagcggcgctctcaaaagggaaaaagaCTCGAATGGTCTTAGCTTGATGTTATATacctatacctagtcaggtcataaattctgtcacatgtttaatgtaaaataattgaaacaagtttattcattatgtaaccattcatataccaaaatgaacttaacaaaacatagattcttatgacactaaagtttattcaaaatgacctccgtgattttgaatacaggccttcaatctgcgcggccagtcgtctatcgcagcagaacgaggtccatgtcaatatcggcggctgccttaatcaaggatgtcttgagtgactccaaattgggatgaggctttgagcacgccttttcctccaagtgttgccatatcttgtaatctaacggattcaaatctggactggaggagggccagtcttcgtgccggatgaagtcgatttcacgcgccgccagccagtcttgtgtgctcttcgctctatgagctggcgccgaatcttgttggaatacccagtgcctgttattgaacatggtatgagaaacaggttccacaaggttcgtcaggactgtattttgatacacaactgcattcgtttttacacctttctcacaaaaatgtacctctgttaagccccaataagaaactcccaaccataccatgagcgaggatggaaaatgacctcgt encodes the following:
- the LP3 gene encoding low molecular 30 kDa lipoprotein PBMHPC-19 isoform X1; this encodes MKPAIVILCLFVASLYAADSDVPNDILEEQLYNSVVVADYDSAVEKSKHLYEEKKSEVITNVVNKLIRNNKMNCMEYAYQLWLQGSKDIVRDCFPVEFRLIFAENAIKLMYKRDGLALTLSNDVQGDDGRPAYGDGKDKTSPRVSWKLIALWENNKVYFKILNTERNQYLVLGVGTNWNGDHMAFGVNSVDSFRAQWYLQPAKYDNDVLFYIYNREYSKALTLSRTVEPSGHRMAWGYNGRVIGSPEHYAWGIKAF
- the LP3 gene encoding low molecular 30 kDa lipoprotein PBMHPC-19 precursor (The RefSeq protein has 1 non-frameshifting indel compared to this genomic sequence), whose protein sequence is MKPAIVILCLFVASLYAADSDVPNDILEEQLYNSVVVADYDSAVEKSKHLYEEKKSEVITNVVNKLIRNNKMNCMEYAYQLWLQGSKDIVRDCFPVEFRLIFAENAIKLMYKRDGLALTLSNDVQGDDGRPAYGKDKTSPRVSWKLIALWENNKVYFKILNTERNQYLVLGVGTNWNGDHMAFGVNSVDSFRAQWYLQPAKYDNDVLFYIYNREYSKALTLSRTVEPSGHRMAWGYNGRVIGSPEHYAWGIKAF